Proteins co-encoded in one Aspergillus flavus chromosome 2, complete sequence genomic window:
- a CDS encoding aryl-alcohol dehydrogenase AAD14: MSIGEKWNSMLGSMDKESSFKLLDAYFEAGGNFIDTANLYQDEQSEIWLGEWMASRQNRDQIVIGTKFTSNYKSHELGKGKTPNFGGNHRKSIQLSVRDSLRKLQTEYIEVMDTLHMMVEQGKVLYLGISMAPAWVASAADTYAQAHAKTPFCIYQGRWNVMVRGLEREIIPVARHFGMAIAPWEVVGSGKFQTKKAMISREQAGEGLRTMFGPGKQSGKEKEVSEALAKVASEHSIESVTAIALVYVIAKAPNVIPLVGDRKVEYLHDNIQALSIKLTEDQIEYLESMGPLDLGYPYSSIGPDPKSTGKPTRMLSNSAPLAFEKTTE; this comes from the exons ATGTCCATCGGAGAAAAGTGGAACTCTATGCTAGGATCGATGGACAAAGAGTCGTCGTTCAAATTACTAGACGCCTATTTTGAAGCCGGCGGTAATTTCATCGACACTGCCAATCTCTACCAAGATGAACAGTCGGAGATCTGGCTAGGAGAATGGATGGCTTCTCGCCAGAATCGCGACCAAATAGTGATCGGCACAAAGTTCACTAGCAATTACAAATCTCACGAGctcggaaaaggaaagacgcCCAATTTCGGAGGAAATCATCGCAAAAGCATTCAACTGAGCGTGCGTGACTCTTTGCGGAAATTGCAAACAGAGTACATCG AGGTTATGGATACGTTGCATATGATGGTTGAGCAAGGCAAAGTCTTGTACCTCGGGATCTCAATGGCCCCCGCCTGGGTTGCAAGTGCAGCGGACACTTATGCTCAAGCGCATGCAAAGACCCCGTTCTGTATTTACCAGGGCAGGTGGAATGTGATGGTTCGTGGTCTCGAGCGTGAGATCATACCTGTGGCACGTCATTTCGGAATGGCTATCGCGCCCTGGGAGGTCGTTGGCAGTGGCAAGTTCCAAACTAAGAAAGCCATGATCTCGCGGGAACAGGCTGGTGAAGGTTTGCGGACCATGTTTGGACCTGGAAAGCAGAgtggaaaggagaaggaagtgaGCGAGGCACTAGCGAAGGTGGCATCAGAACACAGTATCGAGTCTGTGACTGCAATAGCCCTCGTCTACGTCATAGCCAAGGCACCAAATGTTATTCCGTTGGTTGGTGACCGCAAAGTTGAATACCTGCATGATAATATTCAGGCCCTCAGTATCAAGTTGACTGAAGACCAGATTGAGTATCTGGAGAGTATGGGTCCGCTTGACCTTGGCTATCCTTATAGCTCTATTGGCCCAGACCCCAAGTCTACCGGAAAGCCAACTCGCATGTTATCCAATTCTGCTCCGCTAGCTTTTGAGAAGACCACTGAGTAA
- a CDS encoding uncharacterized protein (expressed protein): protein MKNTSASTNDIVGTCIGQSEGPLDSRLAVTLDETQQIFGRGILRIQTHGPRHAYFMTFLPEAPFDPSKMRPDRSSRPADCSGSTSS from the coding sequence ATGAAAAACACCTCAGCCTCGACAAATGATATTGTTGGGACATGCATTGGCCAGTCTGAAGGCCCCTTAGATAGCAGGCTGGCAGTCACTCTGGACGAAACACAACAGATATTCGGTCGGGGGATTCTCCGTATTCAAACTCATGGTCCTCGGCATGCCTATTTCATGACATTCCTTCCAGAGGCTCCGTTCGACCCGTCCAAAATGCGCCCTGATCGGTCTTCACGCCCCGCTGATTGCTCTGGTAGTACATCCTCGTGA
- a CDS encoding GPR1/FUN34/yaaH family-domain-containing protein has translation MDSNDFATTKSEEAKMSSSSQTNHLEHTNLGRIHTAGGHVDDRSQPALPVYHRTFASPSPLGLISFATDIFLICVFGLQARGVTAPNVMIGCLIFYGGVGQFIAGIMEFITGNTFGATVFSSYAAFNLSYAMIYLPGTGILAAYTDSATGAISPSFNQALSLYLWAWLIVTVVFTVAAMRSSWVLFIDLSLLDICLLLLACGYMVNVQSLLTAGYAFGLVVSFLSFSADWAGCAGLWGGGVTPIKLPTFEMQAAV, from the exons ATGGACTCGAATGACTTTGCAACCACGAAATCTGAAGAGGCAAAaatgtcttcttcgtctcagACAAATCACCTTGAGCATACAAACCTTGGACGGATCCACACTGCTGGTGGACACGTAGATGATAGAAGTCAACCAGCTCTTCCGGTTTATCATCGCACTTTTGCCAGCCCCTCCCCATTGGGATTGATATCATTCGCGACAG ACATATTCCTTATATGCGTATTCGGACTGCAAGCCAGGGGTGTGACTGCACCAAATGTGATGATTGGGTGTCTGATATTCTATGGCGGCGTTGGTCAGTTTATTGCTGGAATCATGGAATTTATCACGGGAAACACG TTCGGTGCCACCGTCTTTTCCTCCTATGCTGCGTTCAACTTGTCGTATGCAATGATTTATTTGCCCGGGACGGGTATTCTGGCTGCATACACCGATTCTGCAACCGGGGCCATAAGCCCTAGTTTCAACCAGGCTCTGTCGCTCTATCTGTGGGCATGGTTGATTGTAACGGTAGTATTTACCGTCGCGGCGATGCGATCCTCCTGGGTTCTTTTCATAGACCTATCCTTATTGGACATTTGCCTTCTCCTGCTTGCGTGCGGATATATGGTCAATGTCCAGAGCCTTCTGACAGCTGGATATGCTTTTGGGCTTGTGGTGTCATTCCTTTCCT TCTCGGCAGACTGGGCTGGTTGTGCTGGGTTATGGGGCGGCGGAGTAACACCTATCAAGCTGCCGACATTTGAGATGCAAGCAGCTGTTTGA
- a CDS encoding putative patatin-like phospholipase: protein MQNTIDIGWFDIDSSSAVLDHGRLPNNQYPSLSVSLGRQTKDHALQRLYNRTISRDRSQNLRSDIASLESQEPVLLADGDIMETERFHSKLKLDAGMGQPVSWDNYSAGRLLQVLWSRLVFLFPVSYIVVYDKYQQGLADRSLDSIESQWSMWYSSGDQTSCDFDRSLSR from the exons ATGCAGAATACGATAGATATCGGCTGGTTTGATATTGATTCCAGTTCTGCTGTCCTAGATCACGGTCGCCTGCCAAAT AACCAGTACCCATCGTTATCTGTTTCTCTGGGCAGACAAACTAAAGATCACGCCCTTCAGCGGTTATATAACAGAACAATATCCAGAGACAGGTCTCAAAATCTTAGATCCGATATTGCCTCCTTGGAAAGTCAAGAGCCGGTTCTTTTGGCTGACGGTGACATTATGGAGACGGAACGCTTCCATTCCAAATTGAAACTCGACGCTGGAATGGGACAACCAGTGTCGTGGGATAACTATTCTGCGGGCAGGCTCCTGCAAGTACTGTGGTCACGGCTTGTTTTCCTGTTTCCAGTCTCATA CATAGTTGTATACGACAAGTATCAGCAGGGGCTGGCCGATAGGTCTTTAGATTCAATTGAATCGCAGTGGAGTATGTGGTATTCTTCAGGCGATCAAACATCGTGTGATTTTGATAGGTCCCTCTCCAGGTAA
- a CDS encoding ankyrin repeat-containing domain protein produces the protein MGKRPLEMINVDGTGNEMKSKNGIQTSGPGIGSSPYGNEEYTIGWEADHNTYLLGAMSGFKVVIACLPKDELGASSAAVVATDMLFTFPNIRVGLMVGIGAGIPHYDDNETRNIRLGDVVIGSDRGSSGVVVYDFGKRLPDGSFENIYALDRPPRTLRTALAKMEAEHQTRENKICQYINSMLDKYPYMRKKGFAYPGSSYDQLFWDNYRHTGGRSCAGCDPAQRIHREDRFDTSPEIHYGIVATGSAVVKHAPTRAQIKQKHGAICLEMEAAGLINNFPCIVIRGISDYANSHKNDQWHSYAAATAAACAKELLGFVQPTARDALISSPYIHRRKLTIMKVCDEVSQITTHVTHMNSAVEEGEKRKILTWLSPLLDSDPFQQWLEQSKTTLFCQGIPGFKDGCHVAVAYIFCNFRRQNEQTSTDLLTSLLKQLACQTPTLPECLKNLYGNHKNQQTRPTSDEIWTALHTIGSSYEKVFIIIDALDECQVSESGLQDATPVNIFATSRFIDDIKEVFQKRRAIFLEIRARDNDIEKYLEGHMSSLPSFISRELSLANEVKARIVEVVDGMFLLAKLHLDSLQDKISYSDVKDALRNLPKGVDAYERAYSEAKGRIQGQMGGFRNLAMRILSWIVCSKRPLKTSELQHAIAVQIDTRELDRDNITDVGLMTSVCAGLVTVDKSSSIVRLVHYTAQEYFEKRWTSWFPDANTDIAITCITYLSFDTFGSGICKTDDDFEKRLLLYPLYDFAAVFWAHHVRSSRVDMEELIAKLLKDGSKSSAVCQAIMVSGSSRHPNYSQKVPNDITGLHLAAQVGLVDIIRHFMERGYRVNDKDSHGRTPLSWAAAEGHSEVVKLLLSYKDTEADLKDKDGRTPLGWASLGGHKETAELLLAQGDVDPMTKNLHGQTPLIWASRNGHYDIVELLLNAEVDPDTEDKFNRTPLWWALRNGHHNTARLLLEAGADPDLEESNGQTLISRAPNSEHNEVVMMLQERGLHHPRRPGQTALSRAAETSSLARVLLLLRKGQDPDNKDSDGRTPLSWAAQSGNISIMKLLLEAGANPTLKDDCGRTPILWAVKHSQVGAVRHLLGYGADHMDIDGRTPLSWAAQFGDNCLVNVLLDHGANLELQDNTGMSPLSWAVKNDQMSVISPLLKRGSNPNSSDIEGRTSLFWAVLNRQEEAILLLLEQGANPNCKDESSQTPLSLAVRCEQEAAVVTLLKYGADPNMKDDNNASPLLWATTYSQQNLVRLLLANGADPDIPDIHGQTPFMRAVVTAQQEIAEALLQHGANPNTKVTAYGTTALHWATSRRDESLIRLLLEKGADPNCADAVYGQTPLLWGVQHGLNQVILLLLEKGADPNTPMSWAEYRGLEDLVKVMAEYGATC, from the exons ATGGGGAAAAGACCCCTGGAAATGATCAATGTCGACGGGACTGGAAATGAGATGAAGAGCAAAAATGGCATCCAGACCTCAGGACCAGGGATTGGGAGCTCACCGTATGGCAACGAAGAGTACACGATAGGTTGG GAGGCAGATCACAATACATATCTCCTAGGAGCCATGAGTGGATTCAAAGTCGTCATTGCTTGCCTGCCAAAGGATGAACTGGGTGCTAGCTCTGCCGCCGTTGTTGCAACAGACATGCTGTTCACCTTTCCCAACATCCGAGTTGGCCTCATGGTGGGTATTGGCGCAGGGATACCCCATTACGATGATAATGAAACGCGCAACATCCGCTTAGGGGATGTAGTTATAGGCAGTGATAGGGGCTCTAGTGGGGTTGTTGTGTATGACTTTGGCAAACGGCTACCGGATGGCTCGTTCGAGAATATATATGCGTTGGATCGACCGCCCCGAACGTTGCGTACTGCACTAGCCAAGATGGAAGCAGAGCACCAAACTCGTGAGAACAAGATCTGTCAATACATTAACAGTATGCTGGATAAGTACCCTTatatgagaaagaaaggctTTGCTTATCCTGGCTCTTCATATGATCAACTCTTTTGGGACAACTATCGCCATACTGGTGGTAGATCCTGTGCAGGGTGTGATCCCGCCCAACGAATACATCGAGAAGATCGATTTGACACTTCCCCGGAAATACATTATGGAATTGTGGCGACAGGAAGCGCGGTGGTAAAGCATGCGCCAACTAGAGCGCAGATCAAGCAGAAACATGGCGCCATCTGTCTTGAGATGGAGGCGGCTGGATTGATAAACAACTTCCCCTGCATCGTCATCCGAGGAATATCGGACTATGCGAATTCGCACAAGAACGATCAATGGCATTCGTATGCAGCTGCTACAGCAGCTGCCTGTGCGAAGGAACTTCTGGGCTTTGTGCAACCGACGGC TCGCGACGCTTTAATATCATCCCCTTATATCCATCGCCGCAAACTAACAATAATGAAAGTGTGCGACGAAGTGTCTCAAATTACAACCCATGTGACTCATATGAACTCAGCCGTGGAGGAGGGTGAAAAGCGAAAAATACTCACCTGGCTCAGTCCC CTACTCGACTCTGACCCCTTCCAACAATGGCTTGAACAGTCAAAGACAACGCTATTCTGCCAGGGTATTCCCGGG TTCAAGGACGGTTGCCATGTTGCAGTTGCCTATATATTCTGTAACTTTCGGCGCCAGAACGAGCAAACATCGACTGATCTTCTTACTAGTCTACTGAAACAGCTAGCTTGCCAAACTCCTACACTGCCAGAATGTTTGAAGAATCTCTATGGAAATCATAAAAACCAACAGACTCGTCCTACCTCTGACGAAATCTGGACAGCATTGCACACTATCGGCTCGAGTTATGAGAAAGTATTCATTATCATCGATGCTCTGGATGAGTGTCAGGTCTCAGAAAGTGG ATTGCAGGATGCAACTCCCGTGAACATATTTGCTACTTCACGATTTATCGATGACATAAAGGAAGTATTTCAAAAGCGGAGAGCTATATTTCTAGAGATTCGCGCCAGGGACAACGATATAGAGAAATACCTTGAAGGGCACATGTCATCTCTACCGTCTTTCATCTCGAGGGAGTTGAGTCTAGCAAATGAAGTGAAGGCACGGATTGTGGAAGTAGTTGACGGGAT GTTTCTGCTTGCGAAGCTTCACCTAGACTCTTTACAAGACAAGATATCATATAGCGATGTCAAGGATGCTCTGAGGAACCTCCCCAAAGGAGTAGATGCATATGAGAGAGCATATAGTGAGGCCAAGGGAAGGATCCAAGGACAGATGGGTGGTTTCCGAAATCTGGCTATGCGGATTCTCTCATGGATTGTCTGTTCCAAGAGGCCTTTGAAGACATCTGAATTGCAACATGCTATCGCTGTTCAAATTGACACCCGAGAGCTCGACAGAGACAACATTACAGATGTGGGACTAATGACATCTGTTTGTGCGGGCCTAGTGACAGTGGACAAGAGCAGTAGTATTGTCCGATTGGTGCACTATACCGCACAGGAATACTTTGAAAAGCGATGGACATCTTGGTTTCCAGATGCTAATACAGACATTGCTATTACTTGCATTACATATCTGTCATTCGATACTTTTGGAAGTGGTATCTGCAAAACAGATGATGATTTCGAGAAGAGACTGCTACTGTACCCACTCTATGATTTTGCCGCAGTGTTCTGGGCCCACCACGTTCGTTCAAGTCGGGTCGATATGGAAGAATTGATTGCGAAACTTCTTAAGGATGGATCCAAATCGTCAGCAGTCTGTCAGGCGATAATggtttctggatcttccagACATCCAAACTATAGTCAGAAGGTACCCAATGACATTACAGGGCTGCATCTTGCCGCGCAGGTCGGGCTTGTGGATATTATCAGGCACTTCATGGAAAGGGGGTACCGGGTAAATGATAAAGATAGCCATGGTCGGACTCCACTATCATGGGCAGCCGCAGAAGGGCATAGTGAAGTTGTGAAATTACTTCTTAGTTACAAGGATACCGAAGCCGATCTGAAGGACAAGGATGGACGCACCCCGCTGGGCTGGGCTTCGCTAGGAGGCCATAAGGAGACTGCGGAGTTGTTACTCGCCCAGGGCGACGTGGATCCAATGACGAAAAATCTGCACGGGCAAACACCATTGATATGGGCTTCCCGGAACGGCCATTACGACATTGTCGAGTTGCTCCTGAATGCTGAAGTTGATCCTGATACAGAAGATAAATTCAACAGAACTCCATTATGGTGGGCATTGAGGAATGGCCATCATAATACTGCGCGATTACTACTTGAGGCTGGAGCTGATCCAGATCTGGAAGAAAGTAACGGACAAACTTTGATTTCGAGAGCGCCGAACAGCGAGCACAATGAGGTTGTCATGATGTTGCAAGAAAGAGGCCTGCACCACCCTCGCAGACCTGGACAGACAGCTTTGTCAAGAGCTGCAGAAACATCTAGTCTAGCCAGAGTGTTATTGCTTCTCAGGAAGGGGCAGGATCCAGATAACAAGGACTCTGACGGTCGAACACCACTATCATGGGCTGCACAGTCTGGTAACATCAGTATCATGAAACTCCTCCTCGAAGCAGGAGCTAATCCGACGTTGAAAGACGATTGTGGCAGGACTCCTATCCTATGGGCTGTAAAACATAGCCAGGTTGGAGCTGTCCGTCATTTACTTGGCTATGGTGCAGACCATATGGATATTGACGGCCGAACGCCACTATCCTGGGCCGCACAATTTGGGGACAACTGTCTTGTAAATGTCCTCCTTGATCACGGTGCGAATTTGGAATTGCAGGACAACACTGGTATGAGTCCTCTCTCATGGGCGGTCAAAAATGATCAGATGTCAGTCATCAGCCCCCTACTTAAGCGTGGTTCGAACCCCAACTCCAGCGATATCGAGGGCCGAACTTCTCTTTTCTGGGCAGTACTGAATAGGCAAGAGGAAGCTATCTTGCTCCTGCTTGAGCAAGGTGCGAATCCGAACTGCAAAGATGAGAGTAGCCAAACTCCACTTTCATTAGCCGTAAGGTGTGAACAAGAGGCTGCCGTTGTAACTTTGCTCAAGTATGGTGCTGATCCTAACATGAAAGATGATAACAATGCATCCCCGCTACTATGGGCAACAACATATAGCCAACAAAATCTGGTCAGGCTCTTACTTGCTAACGGTGCTGATCCAGACATTCCAGACATTCACGGCCAGACCCCCTTCATGCGGGCGGTTGTAACCGCCCAACAAGAAATTGCTGAAGCGTTATTGCAGCACGGTGCAAATCCAAACACAAAAGTGACAGCTTACGGCACAACAGCCCTTCACTGGGCAACATCTCGCCGGGATGAATCACTGATTAGGCTTCTTCTCGAGAAGGGCGCGGACCCTAATTGTGCAGATGCTGTCTATGGCCAGACACCGTTGTTGTGGGGAGTACAGCATGGGCTAAACCAAGTCATTCTACTTTTGCTTGAGAAAGGTGCGGACCCTAAT ACCCCGATGTCATGGGCAGAGTATCGCGGACTAGAGGATCTCGTGAAGGTAATGGCTGAGTACGGCGCCACTTGCTGA